Proteins from a genomic interval of Papaver somniferum cultivar HN1 chromosome 4, ASM357369v1, whole genome shotgun sequence:
- the LOC113272946 gene encoding cytochrome b-c1 complex subunit 9-like: MPLEGYTSHRSNLTTKAVTEVFYKLFMQRNSVYIPVVLAGAFAGEKAVDYGVKKLWDMNNAGKRFEDISVFQKPILRS; this comes from the exons ATGCCATTAGAAGGATATACGTCACACA GGAGTAATTTGACAACTAAAGCGGTCACCGAAGTGTTTTACAAATTATTTATGCAGAGAAACTCCGTTTATATTCCAGTCGTTCTTGCTGGTGCCTTCGCTGGTGAAAAG GCTGTTGATTATGGAGTTAAGAAGCTGTGGGACATGAACAATGCCGGG AAAAGGTTTGAGGATATTTCAGTATTCCAGAAGCCAATTTTGCGCAGTTAG